DNA sequence from the Gaiella occulta genome:
CGGCCGTCGACCAGCCGGCGACGTGCGCGAGCGACGCGGCGGTGAGGAAGGCGAGCCCGACCATGTTCGCGAAGCGCGGCGGGCGGCTGTCCTCGAGCGGCCCTTCGCCGAGGCGCTGCTGCAGCACCTCGTAGTAGAAGACGCAGGCGAGGCACCAGCGCCGGCCGAGCGTGAGGCCGAGCGCGAGCTGCAGGGCGAGCAGCGCGAGCAGCCACCACGGCCCGACCGTGACCGCGGCGAGCGCGACGAGCCCGACGACGGCCTGGTTCACCCGCGGCGCTCGGGCGTCGATCACGGTGGTGTCCCGGTACGGATCCGCTCGTCGCTTCACTTTGGGAAGTATGCCTGACGGCGAACCGGCCGTCGCAACCTAGAATCAGCCGGACGTGGCCAGATACGCACCAGCCGCCCTCGTCGCGGCGCTGCTCGTCGCCACGGCCCTCGCGTTCACCTACACCGAGCAGCTGAAGCTGACGCCGAGCCCCATCTTCGGCACCCGCGTGCCGGCGAAGACGTTCTCGCCGGTGTGCCGCTGCGACACCGACACGGTCACGATCGGGTTCCGGCTGCGCGAGGCCGACCGGCTCGAGATCGACATCGTGCGCGACGGCGACGTCGTGAGGCGCCTCGTCCGTGACAGGGACGTCCCGCGTGGGGGGTACGTGCACGTGCGATGGAACGGGCGCGACGACGCCGGCAGGGTCGTCGCCGAGGGCCCGTACCGGCCGCGCGTGCGCCTCGAGCGGCAGCGGCGGACGATCGTGCTGCCGAACCCGATCGTCGTCGACACGACTCCGCCGCGGGTGAGGCTGACGCGCCTGGCGCCGCGCGTGTTCTCGCCCGACGGCAACGGCCGCGGCGACCGCGTCGTCGTCGGGTACCGCCTCGACGAGCCGGCGCGCGTGTCGCTGCTCGTCGACGGCGAGCGCGCGGTGCGCAAGAAGGGGCAGAAGACCGAGGGCACGATCGACTGGTACGGCCGGCGGGCGGGCAGGAGCCTGCCGCGGGGCCGCTACCGCCTCGAGGTCGAGGCCGTCGATCTTGCCGGCAACACGTCGCGGCCCACGCCGGCCAGGACCGTCGTGATCCGCTACGTCGCGCTCGGTCGCGACCGCATCGAGACGCGGCCGGGAGGGCGCATCGCCGTCCTCGTGCTCGCCGACGCCGCCAACGTCGCGTGGAAGCTCGGCGCCCGCGCCGGCAGCGCGCCTCCGGGCACGCTGCGGCTGCGCGCGCCGCTGCGCCCGGGTCGCTTCACGCTGACCGTGGCGGTGGGGGAGCACCGCGCCCGCGCCGCGGTGATCGTGCGGGAGCCGGCCCCGTGACGCTGGTCGCGCAGATCGGGAGCGTCGTCGGCTGCGCCGGGCTCGCGCTGCTGTTGGCGGCACCGCGCCGCGACCTGCGGCTCGCCGGCCTCGCCGCGTGGGCGCTCGGCCTCGCCGCCCTCGCCGCGTACCTGGCGCCGAGCATGAGCGCCGCGCGGCTCGCCGCCGCCGCCGCGGCGGGCCTGCTCGTCGCCGCGGCGGGGGCGTGGGCGCTGCTGCGCTGGCCGTACCTGCTCGCGTTCGCCACGCTCGCGTGCCTGCCGGCGCGCGTCCCCGTCACGCTCGGCGACGAGGACGCCAACCTGCTGCTGCCGCTCTATGCGGTGGTCGGCGCGCTCGCGCTCGCGCTCGGCTGGCAGCTCGCGGCGTGCCGCGACGACCGCGCGCGCGAGCTCGGCCCCGTGGCGCTGCCGCTCGCCGCGTTCGTCGCCTGGACGGGGCTGACGCTCGTGTGGAGCGTCGACGTGCGCGAAGGCGCGATCTTCGTCGGCGCCTTCGTGCTTCCGTTCGGGCTGCTCTCGCTCGGCATCGCGCGCCTGCCGTGGCGCGGCCGCCGGCTCACGTGGCTGTGGGTCGGGCTCGTCGGGACGGCGCTCGCGTACGCGTCGGTCGGCCTCTACCAGTGGGCGACGCGCGAGGTGTTCTGGAATCAGAAGGTGATCGTCGGGAACGCGTACGCCCCGTTCTTCCGCGTCAACTCGATCTTCTGGGACCCGTCCATCTACGGCCGCTACCTCAGCGCCGGGATCCTGACGGCGCTCGCCGGGATCCTGCTCGGCGGCGTGCGTGGAACGCGCCTCGCCGGCCTCTACGCCGTCGTCGCCGCCATGTGGGTGGGGCTGTTCTTCTCGTTCTCGCAGTCGAGCTTCGCGGCGCTTTCCGTCGGCGCCGTCGTCGCGGCGCTCGTCGTCTGGGGGCGGCGCGCGGCGCTCGCGCTGGCTGTGTCGGCGCTCGTTCTCGCCCTCGGCGCGCTGGCCGTCCCGCAGGCGCGCGACCGCATCGGGACGAAGTCGCGCTCCGGGCTCGACGCGATCACGAGCGACCGCTCGACGCTCGTCGGTGAGGGCGTGCGCATCGCGCTCGACCGTCCGCTCGGCGGTGTCGGCGTCGGCGGCTTCAAGCGCGCCTACGCCGATCGTGTCGGGCTTCCCGGCAAGCGCCCGAAGAAGGCGGCGTCGCACACGACGCCGGTCACCGTCGCGGCGGAGGAGGGGCTGCCGGGCCTGGCGGCGTTCGCCTGGGTCGTCGCCGCGGCGCTGCTTGCGGCGCTGCGCGGCCTCGGCCGCGGCTTCACCTCGCGCGTGTCGTTCGCCGTTGGCCTTACGCTTCTCGCGATCACCGTGCACAGCCTCTTCTACAACGCGATGTTCGAGGACCCGATGACGTGGGCGCTGCTCGGCCTCGTCGCGCTCTCCGCCACCGTGCCGCGCAAGGGTGCGGCGGCGAACGGAGGGGGGGCGTGATCGAGGGTTGGCGCCGCGCGCTCGTGCTCGCGCCGCACACCGACGACGGCGAGTTCGGCTGCGGCGGCACGACCGCCCGGCTCGTCGAGGCCGGCTGCGAGGTGCGCTACGTCGCCTTCTCGATCGCGACGCGCTCGCTGCCCCCCGGCTTCCCGCCGGACACGCTCGCCCGTGAGGTGCGTGAGGCGACGGCGGAGCTCGGCATCCCCGAGGCGAACCTCACCGTCCACGACTTCGACGTGCGCACGTTCCCCGAGCGCCGCCAGGACATCCTCGAGCTGCTCGTGGCGATGTGGGAGGAGTGGCGGCCCGACGTCGTCTTCCAGCCGTCCCACCACGACGTGCACCAGGATCACCAGACGGTCGCGCAGGAGGGTCTGCGCGCCTTCAAGCGCACGACGATCCTCGGCTACGAGATCCCCTGGAACAACTTCGACTTCTCGTACGGCGCCTACATCGGGCTCGAGCAGCGGCATGTGGAGCGCAAGATCGCCGCGGTGGCGAGGTACGCCTCGCAGCAGCATCGCCGCTACGCGAACGCCGACTACATCTGGAACCTCGCGCGCGTGCACGGTACGAACGTGAATCGCGACCTCGCCGAGGTGTTCCAGGTGTACCGCATCGTGGCGTAAGGCGGACTGTTCTCGCTCCTGTTCTCGGGTAGACGCGGATCGTGGTGCTGCTCGTCACCGGCGAACTCGAGCGGCTTTCGATGGGCGTCGCAGACGAGTCGGCCGTCGTGGGTGACGGCGGAGACCGACCCATCGCGCGACTCTTTCGACTCGAGCGGGATGTGCGACCGCTTGTAGAGCTCGGAGGGCTTGATGCCTGTCCGCTCGGCAGATCGCGGGAATCTCACTCGACAGACCCGGGGCACGTACGAATGGCAGCGCACGCGCTGGGCTGCCGCGTCGAGACTCAGTCCTCGGCTGACGCCTCGAGGGTCGCGGGCAGGACGAGGCGGATGCCGTGCGCATCAGCGTCGGTCGGATCCGCGAACGCGTTGGTCCGCACCAGATGCGCCTGGGCCGTCGCGAGCGTTGAGCAGTCGAGCTGGGCGGCGTACC
Encoded proteins:
- a CDS encoding DUF4395 domain-containing protein, producing the protein MKRRADPYRDTTVIDARAPRVNQAVVGLVALAAVTVGPWWLLALLALQLALGLTLGRRWCLACVFYYEVLQQRLGEGPLEDSRPPRFANMVGLAFLTAASLAHVAGWSTAGTVLGSIVAALALLAAVTGFCAGCSAYKIGYALTGRKFVSCPLPPPVAGENA
- a CDS encoding O-antigen ligase family protein — translated: MTLVAQIGSVVGCAGLALLLAAPRRDLRLAGLAAWALGLAALAAYLAPSMSAARLAAAAAAGLLVAAAGAWALLRWPYLLAFATLACLPARVPVTLGDEDANLLLPLYAVVGALALALGWQLAACRDDRARELGPVALPLAAFVAWTGLTLVWSVDVREGAIFVGAFVLPFGLLSLGIARLPWRGRRLTWLWVGLVGTALAYASVGLYQWATREVFWNQKVIVGNAYAPFFRVNSIFWDPSIYGRYLSAGILTALAGILLGGVRGTRLAGLYAVVAAMWVGLFFSFSQSSFAALSVGAVVAALVVWGRRAALALAVSALVLALGALAVPQARDRIGTKSRSGLDAITSDRSTLVGEGVRIALDRPLGGVGVGGFKRAYADRVGLPGKRPKKAASHTTPVTVAAEEGLPGLAAFAWVVAAALLAALRGLGRGFTSRVSFAVGLTLLAITVHSLFYNAMFEDPMTWALLGLVALSATVPRKGAAANGGGA
- a CDS encoding PIG-L deacetylase family protein, which translates into the protein MIEGWRRALVLAPHTDDGEFGCGGTTARLVEAGCEVRYVAFSIATRSLPPGFPPDTLAREVREATAELGIPEANLTVHDFDVRTFPERRQDILELLVAMWEEWRPDVVFQPSHHDVHQDHQTVAQEGLRAFKRTTILGYEIPWNNFDFSYGAYIGLEQRHVERKIAAVARYASQQHRRYANADYIWNLARVHGTNVNRDLAEVFQVYRIVA